The following are encoded together in the Pseudomonas sp. IB20 genome:
- the glyA gene encoding serine hydroxymethyltransferase, which translates to MFSRDLTIAKYDADLFAAMEQEAVRQEEHIELIASENYTSPAVMEAQGSVLTNKYAEGYPGKRYYGGCEYVDVVEQLAIDRAKELFGADYANVQPHAGSQANSAVYLALLQGGDTILGMSLAHGGHLTHGASVSSSGKLYNAVQYGIDANGLIDYDEVERLAVEHKPKMIVAGFSAYSQILDFPRFREIADKVGAYLFVDMAHVAGLVAAGVYPNPVPYADVVTTTTHKTLRGPRGGLILARANAEIEKKLNSAVFPGAQGGPLEHVIAAKAICFKEALQPEFKTYQQQVVRNAKAMAGVFIERGYDVVSGGTENHLFLLSLIKQDISGKDADAALGKAFITVNKNSVPNDPRSPFVTSGLRFGTPAVTTRGFKEAECKELAGWICDILADLNNEAVIDAVREKVKAICKKLPVYGA; encoded by the coding sequence ATGTTCAGCCGTGATTTGACTATTGCCAAGTACGACGCCGATCTCTTCGCCGCCATGGAGCAAGAAGCCGTGCGCCAGGAAGAGCACATTGAGCTGATCGCTTCGGAAAACTACACCAGCCCTGCGGTGATGGAGGCTCAAGGTTCGGTTCTGACCAACAAGTACGCCGAAGGCTACCCAGGCAAGCGCTACTACGGCGGTTGCGAGTACGTCGACGTGGTTGAGCAGTTGGCCATCGACCGTGCCAAGGAACTGTTCGGCGCCGATTACGCCAACGTCCAGCCACACGCCGGCTCCCAAGCCAACAGCGCCGTGTACCTGGCCCTGCTGCAAGGCGGCGACACCATCCTGGGCATGAGCCTGGCCCACGGCGGTCACCTGACCCACGGCGCCAGCGTTTCCTCCTCCGGCAAGCTGTACAACGCCGTTCAATACGGTATCGACGCCAACGGCCTGATCGACTACGACGAAGTCGAGCGCCTGGCAGTTGAGCACAAGCCAAAAATGATCGTGGCCGGTTTCTCTGCCTACTCGCAGATCCTGGATTTCCCACGCTTTCGCGAGATCGCTGACAAAGTCGGCGCGTACCTGTTCGTGGACATGGCTCACGTGGCCGGTCTGGTCGCCGCTGGCGTCTACCCGAACCCGGTGCCTTACGCTGACGTGGTCACCACCACGACTCACAAAACCCTGCGCGGCCCACGTGGCGGCCTGATCCTGGCGCGCGCCAACGCCGAGATCGAGAAGAAGCTGAACTCCGCTGTATTCCCAGGCGCCCAAGGCGGCCCGCTGGAGCACGTGATCGCGGCTAAAGCGATCTGCTTCAAAGAAGCCCTGCAGCCTGAGTTCAAGACTTACCAGCAACAAGTGGTGAGGAACGCCAAGGCCATGGCCGGTGTGTTCATCGAACGCGGCTACGACGTGGTGTCCGGCGGTACTGAAAACCACCTGTTCCTGCTGTCGCTGATCAAGCAGGACATTTCCGGTAAAGATGCTGACGCTGCCCTGGGCAAAGCCTTCATCACCGTGAACAAAAACTCCGTGCCGAACGACCCTCGTTCGCCGTTCGTCACCTCCGGCCTGCGCTTCGGTACTCCGGCTGTGACCACGCGTGGCTTCAAGGAAGCAGAGTGCAAGGAACTGGCCGGCTGGATCTGCGACATCCTGGCGGACCTGAACAACGAAGCCGTGATCGACGCGGTACGTGAGAAGGTCAAGGCCATCTGCAAAAAGCTGCCGGTATACGGCGCTTGA
- the yjiA gene encoding GTPase, whose translation MSSPIPVTILSGFLGAGKTTLLRHLLKAEHGLKIAVIENEFSDAGIDTQLLGAEPVQVMTLSNGCVCCTIHTDLTKALYLLLERLDSGEIAFDRLVIECTGLADPAPVAQTFFIDEELRERYILDGIITLVDAAHAEHHLTQTIAQAQIGFADRLLVSKRDLVDEATFDALSQRLTRINRRAPIRVVDHGAIDLAELLDVRGFNLNAGMSLRPVSAAPSIDRISSLVLRTDQPLDIDRLSAFMNELLEDHGKQLLRYKGVLNIAGEDRRMVFQGVLKLYGFDWDTEWAEGEARESVIVFIADELPEDKIREGFAKVYQS comes from the coding sequence TTGTCCTCTCCCATCCCCGTCACCATCCTCAGCGGCTTCCTCGGCGCCGGCAAAACCACCTTGCTGCGCCACCTGCTCAAAGCCGAACACGGCCTGAAAATCGCCGTGATCGAAAACGAATTCAGTGACGCCGGTATCGACACCCAGCTGTTAGGCGCCGAGCCGGTGCAGGTCATGACCCTGTCCAACGGCTGCGTGTGTTGCACCATCCACACCGACCTGACCAAAGCTCTGTACCTGCTGCTTGAGCGCCTGGACAGCGGCGAGATCGCCTTCGACCGCCTGGTGATCGAGTGCACCGGCTTGGCCGATCCTGCGCCCGTGGCCCAGACCTTTTTCATCGACGAAGAACTGCGCGAGCGCTACATCCTCGATGGCATCATTACCTTGGTGGACGCGGCCCATGCCGAACATCACCTGACCCAAACCATCGCCCAGGCCCAGATTGGTTTCGCCGACCGCCTGCTGGTGAGCAAGCGCGACCTGGTGGACGAAGCGACCTTCGATGCCCTCAGCCAGCGCCTGACCCGCATCAACCGCCGCGCGCCGATTCGGGTGGTCGACCACGGCGCCATCGACCTGGCCGAATTGCTTGATGTGCGCGGCTTTAACCTCAACGCCGGCATGAGCCTGCGCCCGGTCAGCGCTGCGCCGTCTATCGACCGCATTTCCAGCTTGGTATTACGCACTGACCAGCCGCTGGATATCGACCGCCTCAGCGCGTTCATGAACGAGCTGTTGGAAGACCACGGCAAGCAACTGCTGCGCTACAAAGGCGTGCTGAACATTGCCGGTGAAGACCGGCGCATGGTGTTCCAGGGCGTGCTCAAGCTTTACGGGTTCGATTGGGACACCGAATGGGCCGAGGGCGAGGCGCGCGAAAGTGTGATTGTGTTTATTGCTGACGAACTGCCAGAAGACAAAATTCGCGAGGGCTTTGCGAAGGTCTACCAATCCTGA
- a CDS encoding YbdD/YjiX family protein has translation MFNDISRLGKYLGQAARLMVGMPDYDTYVEHMQTKHPDKPMMDYKAFFRERQEARYGGKGGPKCC, from the coding sequence ATGTTCAATGACATCAGTCGCCTCGGTAAATACCTCGGTCAGGCCGCACGCCTGATGGTCGGCATGCCCGACTACGATACGTACGTCGAGCATATGCAGACCAAACACCCGGACAAACCGATGATGGACTACAAGGCGTTCTTCCGGGAACGCCAGGAAGCCCGTTACGGTGGCAAGGGTGGGCCTAAGTGCTGCTAG
- a CDS encoding carbon starvation CstA family protein, producing the protein MKNNNSLLRHLPWLVLAIVGACALGVVALRRGEAINALWIVVAAVAIYLVAYRYYSLFIANNVMQLDPRRATPAVLNNDGLDYVPTNKHILFGHHFAAIAGAGPLVGPVLAAQMGYLPGTLWLIAGVVLAGAVQDFMILFLSTRRNGRSLGDMVREEMGRIPGTIALFGCFLIMIIILAVLSLIVVKALAESPWGIFTVMATIPIAMFMGVYMRYIRPGRIGEISIIGVLLLLGSIWLGGQIAADPVWAKAFTFTGIQITWMLVGYGFVAAVLPVWLILAPRDYLSTFLKIGTIIALAIGILVTMPDLKMPALTQFIDGTGPVWKGGLFPFLFITIACGAVSGFHALISSGTTPKLLANEAHSRYIGYGGMLMESFVAIMAMVAASVIEPGVYFAMNSPAAVVGSDVVTVAQTVSSWGFAITPEALQAVANDIGETTILARAGGAPTLAVGIAQILHSVLPGENTMAFWYHFAILFEALFILTAVDAGTRAGRFMLQDLLGSFVPALKRTESWTANLIATAGCVAMWGYLLYQGVIDPLGGINTLWPLFGISNQMLAGIALMLATVVLIKMKRQRYIWVTMLPAVWLLICTVTAGFIKLFDANPAIGFLSLAKKYSDALANGQILAPAKSIDQMQHVIWNAYTNATLTVLFLFVVFSILFYAIKVGVAAWGNKERTDKESPFQAVPDA; encoded by the coding sequence ATGAAAAATAATAATAGCCTGCTACGCCACTTACCCTGGCTGGTGCTGGCAATCGTAGGAGCGTGCGCCCTGGGCGTAGTGGCCTTGCGCCGCGGCGAGGCGATCAACGCCTTGTGGATTGTGGTCGCTGCTGTGGCCATCTACCTGGTTGCGTACCGTTACTACAGTCTGTTCATCGCTAACAACGTGATGCAGCTCGATCCACGACGGGCCACCCCCGCAGTGCTCAACAATGACGGTCTGGACTATGTGCCGACCAACAAACACATCCTTTTTGGTCACCACTTTGCGGCGATTGCCGGTGCAGGTCCGCTGGTCGGCCCGGTACTGGCGGCGCAAATGGGCTACCTGCCCGGCACCCTGTGGCTGATTGCCGGGGTGGTGTTGGCGGGCGCGGTGCAGGATTTCATGATCCTGTTCCTGTCCACCCGTCGCAACGGCCGCTCCCTCGGGGACATGGTCCGCGAAGAAATGGGCCGCATTCCCGGGACCATCGCGCTGTTTGGCTGCTTCCTGATCATGATCATCATCCTCGCGGTGCTGTCGCTGATCGTGGTCAAGGCCCTGGCCGAAAGCCCGTGGGGCATCTTCACGGTGATGGCGACCATCCCGATCGCGATGTTCATGGGCGTCTACATGCGCTACATCCGCCCGGGCCGCATCGGTGAAATCTCGATTATTGGTGTGTTGTTGCTGCTGGGTTCGATCTGGCTGGGCGGGCAGATTGCCGCTGATCCAGTGTGGGCAAAAGCGTTCACCTTCACCGGGATCCAGATCACTTGGATGCTGGTCGGTTACGGCTTCGTGGCTGCGGTATTGCCGGTGTGGCTCATCCTCGCCCCGCGTGACTACCTGTCTACGTTCCTGAAGATCGGCACCATCATTGCCCTGGCAATCGGCATCCTGGTCACCATGCCCGACCTGAAAATGCCAGCATTGACTCAGTTTATCGATGGCACTGGCCCAGTGTGGAAGGGCGGTCTGTTCCCGTTCCTGTTCATCACCATCGCCTGTGGCGCGGTATCGGGTTTCCACGCACTGATTTCCTCGGGCACCACGCCCAAGCTGTTGGCCAATGAAGCCCACTCGCGCTACATCGGGTATGGCGGCATGTTGATGGAGTCGTTCGTGGCCATCATGGCCATGGTTGCCGCTTCGGTGATCGAGCCAGGCGTGTACTTCGCCATGAACAGCCCGGCTGCCGTGGTAGGTTCGGACGTGGTGACCGTTGCGCAAACCGTCAGCAGTTGGGGTTTCGCAATCACCCCTGAAGCGCTGCAAGCGGTGGCTAACGATATTGGTGAAACCACGATCCTGGCCCGTGCCGGCGGTGCGCCGACCCTGGCGGTTGGTATCGCGCAGATCCTGCACAGTGTGCTGCCGGGTGAAAACACCATGGCGTTCTGGTACCACTTTGCGATCCTGTTCGAAGCGCTGTTCATCCTGACTGCAGTGGACGCCGGCACCCGCGCCGGTCGCTTCATGCTCCAGGATCTGCTCGGCTCCTTCGTTCCGGCGCTCAAGCGAACCGAGTCCTGGACCGCCAACCTGATCGCCACCGCAGGCTGCGTGGCGATGTGGGGCTACTTGCTGTACCAAGGCGTGATCGACCCATTGGGCGGCATCAACACCTTGTGGCCGCTGTTCGGTATCTCCAACCAGATGCTGGCCGGTATCGCGCTGATGCTCGCCACGGTTGTGCTGATAAAAATGAAACGCCAGCGCTACATCTGGGTGACCATGCTGCCGGCGGTCTGGTTGCTGATCTGCACCGTGACCGCAGGCTTCATCAAGCTGTTCGATGCGAACCCGGCGATTGGCTTCCTGTCGCTGGCCAAGAAGTACAGCGATGCGTTGGCCAACGGGCAGATACTTGCCCCGGCGAAGAGCATCGACCAGATGCAGCATGTGATCTGGAACGCCTACACGAACGCGACATTGACGGTACTGTTCCTGTTCGTGGTCTTCAGCATCCTGTTCTATGCGATCAAAGTCGGCGTGGCCGCCTGGGGTAACAAAGAACGTACGGATAAAGAATCCCCGTTCCAGGCCGTACCGGACGCTTAA
- a CDS encoding PilZ domain-containing protein: protein MSEQPSDRRRFRRIAFDARTTIAQNGWNWPVQLVDLSLKGLLVQRPDDWQGNRAESFDVDIRLDPQAHIKMKGTLAHDDHGQLGFVCEYIDLESISHLRRLIELNLGDQEELERELGALLQV, encoded by the coding sequence ATGAGCGAACAGCCGTCTGATCGACGCCGTTTTCGGCGTATCGCCTTCGATGCACGAACGACCATTGCGCAAAACGGCTGGAATTGGCCGGTGCAATTGGTGGATTTATCGCTCAAAGGCTTGTTGGTGCAACGGCCGGATGACTGGCAGGGCAATCGCGCAGAGTCGTTCGACGTGGATATCCGCCTGGACCCACAGGCGCATATAAAGATGAAGGGGACGCTGGCCCATGACGACCATGGGCAGTTGGGTTTTGTGTGCGAGTACATCGACCTGGAGTCGATCAGCCATTTGCGGCGGTTGATCGAGTTGAACCTCGGCGATCAGGAAGAACTTGAACGGGAACTCGGCGCGCTGCTGCAGGTGTGA
- the radA gene encoding DNA repair protein RadA, with protein MAKAKRMYGCTECGATFPKWAGQCTECGAWNTLTETMIESGGASAPTGRAGWTGQQAQIKTLAEVSVEEIPRFSTASGELDRVLGGGLVDGSVVLIGGDPGIGKSTILLQTLCSIASRMPALYVTGEESQQQVAMRARRLGLPQDQLRVMTETCIESIIATARIEKPKVMVIDSIQTIFTEQLQSAPGGVSQVRESAALLVRYAKQSGTAIFLVGHVTKEGALAGPRVLEHMVDTVLYFEGESDGRLRLLRAVKNRFGAVNELGVFAMTDRGLKEVSNPSAIFLTRAQEEVPGSVVMATWEGTRPMLVEVQALVDDSHLANPRRVTLGLDQNRLAMLLAVLHRHGGIPTHDQDVFLNVVGGVKVLETASDLALMAAVMSSLRNKPLPHDLLVFGEVGLSGEVRPVPSGQERLKEAAKHGFKRAIVPKGNAPKEMPAGLKVIGVTRLEQALDALFE; from the coding sequence ATGGCAAAGGCCAAGCGCATGTACGGCTGCACCGAGTGCGGCGCGACCTTTCCCAAGTGGGCCGGCCAATGCACCGAGTGCGGCGCATGGAACACCCTGACTGAAACCATGATCGAAAGCGGCGGCGCTTCGGCCCCCACCGGCCGCGCCGGCTGGACCGGGCAACAGGCGCAGATCAAGACCCTGGCCGAAGTCAGCGTCGAAGAAATCCCGCGTTTCTCCACCGCGTCCGGTGAGCTGGACCGCGTGCTCGGCGGCGGCCTGGTGGACGGCTCGGTGGTGCTGATCGGCGGTGACCCGGGCATCGGTAAATCGACCATCCTGCTGCAAACCCTATGCAGCATTGCCAGCCGCATGCCGGCGCTGTACGTCACTGGCGAAGAATCCCAGCAGCAAGTGGCAATGCGCGCCCGCCGCCTGGGCTTGCCCCAGGACCAACTGCGGGTGATGACCGAAACCTGCATCGAAAGCATCATCGCCACGGCGCGCATCGAAAAGCCCAAGGTCATGGTGATCGACTCGATCCAGACGATTTTCACCGAGCAATTGCAATCGGCACCGGGCGGCGTGTCCCAGGTGCGTGAAAGTGCGGCGTTGCTGGTGCGGTATGCCAAGCAGAGTGGCACGGCGATCTTTCTGGTCGGCCACGTGACCAAAGAGGGCGCGCTGGCCGGGCCACGGGTGCTCGAGCACATGGTCGACACCGTGCTGTATTTCGAAGGCGAATCCGATGGCCGACTGCGCTTGCTGCGGGCGGTGAAGAACCGCTTCGGCGCGGTCAACGAACTGGGTGTGTTCGCCATGACCGACCGCGGGCTGAAAGAAGTCTCCAACCCGTCCGCGATCTTTCTGACGCGCGCCCAGGAAGAAGTCCCAGGCAGTGTGGTGATGGCAACGTGGGAAGGCACCCGGCCAATGCTGGTGGAAGTGCAGGCGTTGGTGGATGACAGTCACTTAGCCAACCCGCGCCGGGTCACCCTCGGCCTGGACCAGAACCGCCTGGCGATGCTGCTTGCCGTGCTGCACCGTCACGGTGGCATTCCTACCCACGACCAGGACGTGTTCCTCAACGTGGTCGGCGGGGTCAAGGTGCTGGAAACCGCGTCTGACTTGGCGCTGATGGCGGCGGTGATGTCCAGCTTGCGCAATAAACCGCTGCCCCACGACCTGTTGGTGTTCGGCGAAGTTGGCCTGTCAGGCGAAGTGCGCCCGGTGCCCAGTGGTCAGGAGCGCTTGAAGGAAGCCGCCAAGCACGGCTTCAAACGCGCGATTGTGCCCAAGGGCAATGCGCCGAAGGAAATGCCGGCGGGGTTGAAGGTGATTGGCGTGACGCGCCTGGAACAGGCGTTGGATGCACTTTTCGAATAA
- a CDS encoding ankyrin repeat domain-containing protein, giving the protein MRISIGLLMAMLAFVARAESPDPVALKAQLQDYYFDAARRGDIDMLNTFIESGYSLNTQDEKGYTALILAAYHGQGSFVERLLNAGADACVQDKRGNTALMGAIFKGELKIAQRLLATDCNPDQRNGAGQTAAMYAGLFKRVELLDELKAKGADLNAEDPIGNSASRLASGEIRTPAPR; this is encoded by the coding sequence ATGCGTATTTCGATTGGTTTACTGATGGCGATGCTGGCCTTTGTCGCCCGTGCCGAGTCGCCCGACCCCGTCGCGCTCAAGGCGCAGTTGCAGGACTACTATTTCGACGCCGCCCGCCGTGGCGATATCGACATGCTCAACACCTTCATCGAGTCCGGCTACAGCCTCAACACCCAGGACGAGAAGGGCTACACCGCGCTGATCCTCGCCGCCTACCACGGCCAGGGCTCCTTTGTAGAACGCTTGCTCAACGCGGGCGCCGACGCCTGTGTGCAGGACAAACGCGGCAACACCGCGCTGATGGGCGCGATCTTCAAGGGCGAACTGAAAATTGCCCAGCGCCTGCTCGCCACTGACTGCAACCCCGACCAGCGCAACGGCGCCGGGCAGACGGCGGCCATGTACGCCGGGCTGTTCAAACGTGTCGAACTGCTCGATGAACTCAAAGCCAAAGGCGCCGACCTCAATGCCGAAGACCCGATCGGCAACAGCGCTTCACGATTAGCCAGTGGTGAAATTCGGACCCCGGCACCGCGCTGA
- the mscL gene encoding large-conductance mechanosensitive channel protein MscL: MGVISEFKAFAVKGNVVDMAVGIIIGAAFGKIVSSFVGDVVMPPIGLLIGGVDFADLAITLKAAQGDVPAVVLAYGKFIQSVIDFVIVAFAIFMGVKAINRLKREEAVAPSLPPTPTKEELLLGEIRDLLKAQNDKPL; encoded by the coding sequence ATGGGCGTGATCAGTGAGTTCAAGGCCTTCGCGGTCAAAGGCAATGTGGTCGATATGGCCGTCGGTATCATCATCGGCGCCGCCTTCGGCAAGATTGTTTCCTCGTTTGTAGGCGACGTGGTGATGCCACCCATCGGTCTGCTGATCGGCGGCGTGGACTTTGCGGACCTGGCGATAACACTCAAGGCAGCGCAGGGTGATGTGCCGGCCGTTGTCTTGGCGTATGGCAAGTTCATCCAGAGCGTGATTGATTTCGTGATTGTCGCCTTCGCCATCTTCATGGGCGTAAAAGCTATCAACCGCCTGAAGCGCGAAGAGGCTGTGGCCCCAAGCTTGCCGCCGACACCGACCAAGGAAGAACTGCTGCTGGGCGAGATCCGCGATCTGCTCAAGGCGCAGAACGACAAGCCGCTTTAA
- a CDS encoding ferredoxin--NADP reductase produces the protein MTASAEKFTRQTLLDVQSLTPSLFTLRTTRDPGFRFTAGQFVRLGVAKADGSTVWRAYSIVSSPFDEHLDFFSIVVPGGEFTSELSRLQVGDTLLVERQATGFLTLNRFVDGRDLWLLGTGTGVAPFLSILQDFEVWEKFERIVLVYSAREAKELAYQALIRELGEREYLAEYAHKLTYIPTVTREQHPGALNGRITALIENGELERAAGVPLTAEHSRVLICGNPQMVDDTRQLLKQRDMQLSLSRRPGQVAVENYW, from the coding sequence ATGACGGCCAGTGCTGAGAAATTTACCCGCCAGACCTTGCTCGACGTGCAATCGCTGACCCCCAGCCTGTTTACCCTGCGTACCACGCGAGACCCAGGCTTTCGGTTTACTGCGGGCCAGTTCGTGCGCCTGGGCGTGGCAAAGGCGGACGGCAGTACCGTATGGCGGGCCTACTCCATTGTGTCCTCACCGTTTGACGAACACTTGGACTTCTTCTCTATCGTCGTTCCGGGGGGCGAATTCACCAGTGAGTTGAGCCGCCTGCAGGTGGGCGATACGTTGCTGGTTGAGCGCCAAGCCACTGGCTTCCTGACCCTGAACCGCTTTGTGGACGGGCGTGATTTGTGGTTGTTGGGCACCGGAACCGGGGTGGCACCGTTCCTGTCGATCCTGCAGGACTTCGAAGTGTGGGAGAAATTTGAGCGCATCGTGCTGGTGTACAGCGCCCGTGAGGCCAAAGAGCTTGCGTATCAGGCGCTCATCCGCGAGTTGGGCGAGCGTGAGTACCTGGCGGAGTACGCCCATAAGCTCACGTACATCCCCACCGTTACCCGTGAGCAGCACCCCGGCGCGCTGAATGGGCGAATCACTGCGCTGATCGAGAATGGCGAACTGGAGCGCGCTGCCGGCGTACCACTGACTGCAGAACACTCCCGTGTGCTGATTTGCGGCAACCCACAGATGGTCGATGACACACGCCAACTGCTCAAGCAACGCGACATGCAACTGAGCCTGAGCCGTCGCCCTGGCCAAGTGGCCGTGGAAAATTACTGGTAG
- a CDS encoding helix-turn-helix transcriptional regulator — translation MVNWRNTRLPKLEGENKITTVYEMLINHTYQLGFEYCSFTMSSQQANNPTKPIHLNNYPNEWNTLYSQAQFFDVDPVVAHCKRSVMPIVWDEKAFSTTPSLWELAQSFGVHLGWTQSVHDFQGVFSMLTLGRSSGEVTPDELYEKAGQVLWLCHAMHAVVAQKYADTPSLTPPCKLTPRETEILRWSAMGKTASDIATILCLSERTVGFHISSCLKKLGVNNKIAAVLCASKAGLF, via the coding sequence ATGGTTAACTGGCGCAATACAAGACTCCCCAAACTGGAGGGTGAGAACAAAATCACCACTGTTTATGAGATGCTCATCAATCACACCTACCAACTCGGATTTGAATACTGCTCTTTCACGATGAGCTCACAACAAGCCAACAATCCAACTAAACCTATTCATTTGAATAACTATCCAAATGAATGGAACACTCTTTATAGCCAAGCGCAGTTCTTCGATGTAGACCCAGTAGTCGCCCACTGCAAACGCAGCGTAATGCCGATTGTGTGGGATGAAAAAGCCTTCAGCACCACGCCCAGCTTATGGGAGCTGGCCCAGTCATTTGGGGTGCATCTGGGCTGGACCCAATCCGTACACGACTTCCAGGGCGTGTTCAGCATGCTGACGTTGGGCCGAAGTAGCGGCGAAGTCACCCCTGATGAGCTTTACGAAAAAGCCGGCCAGGTGCTGTGGCTGTGTCACGCCATGCACGCCGTGGTGGCACAGAAATATGCCGACACGCCGAGCCTCACGCCGCCTTGCAAGCTGACCCCACGGGAAACAGAAATTCTCAGATGGTCGGCCATGGGTAAGACGGCTTCGGACATCGCCACGATCCTCTGCCTGTCAGAGCGTACCGTGGGCTTTCATATCAGCAGTTGCCTCAAGAAACTGGGGGTCAATAATAAGATCGCCGCTGTGCTCTGTGCCTCTAAAGCAGGCTTGTTTTAG
- a CDS encoding methyltransferase, which translates to MPLLDSPFAQLDLIRQPEQHNDPLQAFDAADEYLLSYLAEQQPNAATRVLVLNDSFGALAASLAGQVQVTSSGDSFLAAQGLEKNLVRNGKAFDAVAFIPASQVPTGPFDRVLIRVPKTLALLEEQLIRLQGHLAPGAEVIAGAMVKHLPRAAGELLERYIGPMHASLAVKKARLLIATVADRPTAVSPYPTRYTLDTAAIELLNHANVFCREGLDIGTRAFLPHLPKNLGNARVADLGCGNGVLAIASALQNPDAQYTLVDESYMAVQSAAENWQAALGARDVLVRADDGLAGQAPDSLDVVLCNPPFHQQQVVGDFLAWRMFQQAREALVVGGALYIVGNRHLGYHSKLARLFRGVEQVAATPKFVILKARK; encoded by the coding sequence ATGCCCCTGCTTGACAGCCCCTTCGCCCAACTCGATTTGATCCGCCAGCCTGAGCAACACAATGACCCGCTGCAGGCCTTCGACGCCGCCGACGAGTACTTGCTCAGCTACTTGGCCGAGCAGCAGCCAAACGCGGCAACCCGTGTGCTGGTGCTCAATGACAGCTTTGGCGCCCTGGCGGCCAGCCTCGCAGGCCAAGTGCAGGTAACGTCCAGTGGCGACTCGTTTCTCGCAGCCCAGGGCCTTGAGAAAAACCTGGTGCGCAACGGCAAGGCGTTTGATGCGGTGGCGTTTATCCCTGCCAGCCAGGTGCCGACAGGTCCATTCGATCGCGTGCTGATCCGCGTGCCGAAAACCCTCGCCTTACTGGAAGAACAGCTGATCCGCCTGCAGGGGCACTTGGCGCCGGGAGCCGAAGTGATCGCTGGGGCGATGGTCAAGCACCTGCCACGGGCGGCAGGCGAATTGCTGGAGCGCTATATCGGCCCGATGCACGCCTCGTTGGCGGTGAAAAAAGCCCGGCTGCTGATTGCGACGGTTGCAGACCGCCCAACCGCCGTGTCGCCCTACCCGACCCGTTACACCCTGGACACTGCGGCCATCGAATTGCTCAATCACGCCAACGTGTTCTGCCGCGAAGGCCTGGACATCGGCACCCGCGCTTTCCTCCCACACCTGCCCAAAAACCTCGGCAACGCACGCGTGGCGGACCTGGGCTGCGGCAATGGCGTATTGGCGATCGCCAGTGCGCTGCAAAACCCCGATGCGCAGTACACGCTGGTGGATGAGTCTTACATGGCCGTGCAGTCAGCGGCCGAGAACTGGCAGGCGGCCCTCGGTGCACGCGATGTGCTCGTGCGCGCCGACGATGGCTTGGCCGGCCAGGCCCCCGACTCCTTGGACGTGGTGCTGTGCAACCCGCCGTTTCACCAGCAGCAAGTGGTCGGCGACTTCCTCGCCTGGCGCATGTTCCAACAAGCTCGCGAAGCTTTGGTGGTGGGCGGTGCGCTGTATATCGTCGGCAACCGCCATTTGGGCTATCACAGCAAATTGGCGCGTTTATTCCGTGGCGTCGAACAGGTCGCGGCCACGCCGAAGTTCGTGATTCTCAAAGCGCGCAAATAA
- a CDS encoding DUF2474 domain-containing protein, whose translation MSGKPSLHEIEQAEKQPLWRRLGWLAMIWTGSVLALFVVASLMRMFMNAAGLTTH comes from the coding sequence ATGTCCGGCAAACCGTCGTTGCACGAGATCGAACAGGCCGAGAAACAGCCGTTGTGGCGGCGCCTTGGGTGGCTGGCGATGATCTGGACCGGCAGCGTGCTGGCCCTGTTTGTCGTGGCCAGCCTGATGCGCATGTTCATGAATGCGGCCGGCTTGACCACTCACTGA